In the genome of Candoia aspera isolate rCanAsp1 chromosome 1, rCanAsp1.hap2, whole genome shotgun sequence, one region contains:
- the ABCB6 gene encoding ATP-binding cassette sub-family B member 6, with protein MVVLHSYCEGNESLALVWTQEGLSPCFYFTLVPAVLLSVCLLLGALQYTCYAQFSRTMEPKYIPCSRLYYTQILVSLLLALMPFCTFLWQVLGMQELYGYMVLNTCLSAVSWATSIGLLHLERTRVMVQDQIRGHGAILLLYWALAFASENMAFISWNSPLWWWELKDTNQKVQFSLWFLRYIGTFTLFALGIKAPGLPRKPYMLLINEDERDVENSQPLLPNARRNTSTWKNIGQKVFLLIQYMWPKRNYPLQGMVIFCLMLMGLERAINVFVPIYYKHIVDELTERVTWHIVLQTICIYAILKFLQGGGAGTTGFISNVRTFLWIRVQQFTSREVQVELLRHLHNLSLRWHLERKTGEVLRSVDRGTSSINNLLSYIIFSILPTVADIIIAIVYFALTFSGWFGLVIFLCMSLYLTLTIIMTEWRTKYRRDMNLRDNEAKSRAVDSLLNFETVKYYNAEDYEARRFNDAIVKYQVSEWKVNASLGLLNQTQNLVIGLGLLAGSLLCASYVTEKKLFVGDYVLFGTYIIQLYTPLNWFGTYYRMIQSSFVDMENMFELFREEQEVKDEPGAGDLRFLSGRVEFVNVHFGYVEGKEILHDVSFTVMPGQTLALVGPSGSGKSTIVRLLFRFYDVWGGCIRIDGQDISKAKQVSVRSHIGVVPQDTVLFNDTICNNIRYGRTDATNEEVIEAAMTADIHDRILTFPDGYDTQVGERGLKLSGGEKQRVAIARTILKNPDIILLDEATSALDTKTERRIQASLAKVCANRTTIIVAHRLSTIVKADQILVIREGRVVERGRHEQLLKKGGLYSDMWFQQGSEMPGGSDTESKASIPSKAGTGEPEAGNVEGEPEDEDEDEPEPEPEPEAQDEPKDEDEDEDEAQDEPEDEDEDES; from the exons ATGGTGGTGTTACATAGCTATTGTGAGGGAAATGAGTCCCTGGCACTGGTGTGGACTCAGGAGGGGCTCTCCCCTTGCTTCTACTTCACGCTGGTGCCTGCAGTACTACTCAGTGTCTGTCTCCTATTGGGTGCCCTACAGTATACCTGTTATGCTCAGTTCAGCCGCACCATGGAACCAAAGTATATCCCCTGCTCCCGTCTGTACTATACCCAAATCCTGGTCTCTCTGCTCCTCGCCCTGATGCCCTTCTGCACTTTCCTGTGGCAAGTGCTGGGCATGCAAGAACTTTATGGATATATGGTGCTGAATACCTGCTTGTCAGCCGTGAGCTGGGCCACCTCAATTGGGCTGCTGCACCTGGAACGCACCAGGGTGATGGTGCAGGATCAGATCAGAGGCCACGGAGCGATCCTTCTCCTCTATTGGGCTCTAGCTTTTGCTTCTGAGAATATGGCCTTCATCTCTTGGAACAGCCCACTCTGGTGGTGGGAATTAAAAGACACCAACCAAAAG GTCCAATTTAGCCTGTGGTTCCTACGTTACATCGGCACCTTCACCCTCTTCGCTTTGGGGATCAAGGCCCCAGGGCTTCCCCGAAAACCCTACATGCTTCTAATTAATGAAGATGAGCGGGACGTGGAAAACAGCCAG CCCCTGCTTCCAAATGCCAGACGGAACACCTCCACATGGAAGAATATCGGCCAGAAGGTATTCCTCCTTATACAGTACATGTGGCCAAAGAGGAACTACCCACTGCAGGGCATGGTGATATTCTGTCTGATGCTTATGGGGCTGGAACGTGCCATCAATGTCTTTGTGCCCATCTACTACAAGCATATTG TGGATGAGCTCACAGAGAGAGTGACTTGGCACATAGTGCTTCAGACCATTTGTATCTACGCGATCCTCAAGTTCCTCCAAGGAGGAGGAGCTG GAACAACTGGCTTCATTAGCAATGTGCGCACCTTCCTGTGGATCCGCGTGCAACAGTTCACCAGCCGTGAAGTCCAGGTAGAGCTCCTCCGGCATCTCCATAACCTGTCTCTTCGCTGGCACCTGGAGCGCAAGACAGGCGAGGTGTTGCGCAGTGTTGACCGAGGCACTAGCAGCATCAACAACTTGCTCAG TTACATCATATTCAGCATCCTCCCCACGGTGGCTGATATTATAATTGCTATTGTGTATTTCGCCTTAACCTTCAGCGGCTGGTTCGGCCTCGTCATCTTCCTCTGCATGAGCCTTTACCTCA CGCTGACTATAATAATGACTGAGTGGCGAACAAAGTACCGCCGTGATATGAATCTTCGTGACAATGAGGCCAAGTCTCGAGCAGTTGATTCACTTCTCAACTTTGAGACG GTGAAGTATTACAATGCAGAGGACTATGAGGCTAGACGCTTCAATGATGCCATTGTCAAGTATCAG GTTTCAGAATGGAAAGTCAATGCATCCCTGGGCCTGTTGAACCAGACACAGAACCTGGTGATTGGTTTGGGGCTGCTGGCTGGATCCCTCCTATGTGCTTCTTATGTGACTGAGAAGAAGCTCTTT GTAGGCGATTATGTTCTCTTTGGCACATACATTATTCAGCTGTATACTCCGCTGAACTGGTTTGGCACATATTACAG aatGATCCAGTCCTCATTTGTTGACATGGAGAATATGTTTGAGCTCTTCAGAGAGGAACAGGAG GTGAAGGATGAACCAGGTGCCGGAGACCTTCGATTTCTCTCAGGACGTGTGGAATTTGTAAATGTCCATTTTGGCTATGTGGAAGG GAAGGAAATTTTACATGACGTTTCCTTTACCGTAATGCCTGGACAAACCCTAGCACTG gTGGGACCCTCTGGGTCAGGGAAGAGTACCATTGTCCGCCTGCTGTTCCGCTTTTATGACGTGTGGGGAGGCTGCATACGCATAGATGGGCAGGACATCTCTAAG GCAAAGCAGGTATCTGTGCGTTCCCATATTGGTGTAGTGCCTCAGGACACCGTCCTCTTCAATGATACTATTTGCAACAACATCCGGTATGGCCGTACTGACGCTACCAATGAAGAGGTTATAGAAGCAGCCATGACTGCTGATATCCATGACCGTATCCTCACATTCCCTGATG GTTACGATACGCAGGTTGGTGAGCGAGGTCTGAAGCTGAGCGGTGGGGAAAAGCAGCGAGTTGCTATTGCCCGCACCATCTTGAAGAACCCTGACATCATCTTGCTTGATGAG GCAACATCAGCACTGGACACTAAAACGGAGAGAAGAATCCAGGCATCGCTGGCTAAAGTATGTGCCAACCGCACCACTATTATTGTGGCTCACAG GTTATCGACTATAGTTAAGGCTGATCAAATCCTAGTTATCCGGGAGGGCCGAGTGGTGGAGAGAGGAAG GCACGAGCAGCTACTAAAGAAAGGTGGTCTCTACTCTGACATGTGGTTTCAACAAGGAAGTGAGATGCCTGGTGGCTCAGACACAGAGAGCAAGGCCAGCATCCCATCAAAGGCTG